The genomic segment aaaataaattttaaactacagtattaggaaaagaagatgcatctatcaatattttcttgggttaacatattaatcttagctattctcaactgaaaaaggagaaagtaggagaaatttttggtaaattactttcccataaattttttttttctaattaaataaagttgaaagcagtgtttttaaataaattatttaattatgagacgaactatgtttatataaaagtgagtatttacaaaattttagaattaataattaactgtatataaTCCTTAATCCCtttatttttgtagaattaataatttaaaattaaaataagtaaataatattataatttcgaattttatgaaatatatatatatataatctccttattattatttaaaaaacctttgtattttttttataaattctgtaacttttgataattatctttttacattattaatattttttaaaataaaatattttatttctgttgtaattatatttctcttattaaatattaacttttacacatgtcaaaatctgagattgataacttgacacatgtcaaaatcttgttaatgactaactttcaaaacccaactttatataataagatagacaAGTTTGGTTAATGTTGGAACGGACAACGCCccatatttttgtttacattctatgtttctaattttaaattttggttttcgcACGGAAATAGtggaatttaaaaaatttttatCCAATAATCAATATGATTTGAAATACTTCGATTTAGTAGCaaactctgattttttttttcagcttgtCATAAATTTTGTTAACCTTTTAAGAGACAATTATCACTAGACACTTATAGCTTGATTCACTTATAGAGTATGGAGTTACACTACCATATTTGGGAAGGAACAATttactactccctccgtttcacaaagattgtcattctggagatttttctttgtttcacaaagagtgtcactctacaattccaatgcattattttatatttccaatgcatatttaacattagatttcctagttttacccttaatttataactaaataaACTCATTAAATACTTATTAAATGAGGgcatatttgtatattttaatgttttcttaatttgtgtgaaatatgtctaaatgacactctttgtgaaacggagggagtatttattTGGTCGAGCCGAATTAGTTAATAGTAATACTGtaccaacaaaaaataaaaataaacaacaacatagACTAGGAAATTACAGTAAATAAAGGTTAGAAAGATATTGTATTGGTTCAACTTTTTAATAgtcttctatttcttttactttaatattatatacttcTATTTCTGTTGTGAGAATGACATTGACATatgctttgtttctgtttaagATTAAATACTGTTGGTAAAAGGATAGATGCTACGCCTAACACCAATATTGTAACTTAACCCACAACCTCTTTTACGAAATAATTTCGTAAGATATGAATTTGGATTTACGAAAGTGACTATTGAGTATGAAGGTCTATATcacatattaataataaaatttggttGGTCTCTTCATGTTTTCTAGATCAACCAAGCAGATGAGAGTAAGGGGAACTATCAACGTGAATGTCACGTGAACAGAGTCGTGCGTGCGTGACTACTCGTGCCGTAGTGTCGGGTCGACCACGGAAGTAATGGGCCTTAAAAGTTGAAGGACCATATGGCTGGCTCTTGTGGGAACCACTTTACACTTAGTTTACCTCGTGGGATCgatcttcttttgttattattttatagagaagaaaaacaGCAAAAAACTTATCGAACAACAAAGAGAGAATATTCTCACtgcaaatttttagttttattttattatgttgttgttgatgttttaaattgtaaaatgaTCATATATGTCATGGTCATGACGATTAGTATGTGCTTCATTCTGCAATATCCctgtaatagaaaaaaaataaaaataataatagtcaCCTAATATACCGACAACAAACCTAATCGACTTGAAAATCCAAGATCTATAAAATTGAAAAGTCTTTTGAGATATAAAGATGCACGTGGGAGGAAACGGTAAAGGATAGAAAGTGTTTGTTTGGGGGGACAAACAAGTGTTAGTAAAAGGGGAAGTGAATGAGAGAGTTTCTCTTTAACCtcaaaaaaacacatacatgTAGAACAGAGTTTGAGTGCTGTTCTGGACAGCTTTGCCTTGATGTCTTGTCTCCATCAAGTTGTAAATACCAAAGTCTTATCTTGTTTCTTCTATGTCTCCTCAACTACTGTTTTACGAACCGTACCACAAAATCTTCCCCATTCATGCATATTCATCGAATCTGGTATGAGATTGTGTTGATTAATCACCTACCATATTAGTCAATACTAAGGTTCAAAATCATTTCACTACCATAGTACTGACCACTATAAAAGCACTAAACTAATATTAGCAGACTCTTTCATAAACCCCGGGCAGTAGTCCTTGCTAACCACATTTATTCAACAATATttaatcataatattttgacgaaaatatgataaataaacaatatacttttcagttttcataATCCAAAGATTCTCTTTGGGTAGTAGTAGAGAGAGGAATAGCATAGAAAACAGCAGAAATTGAACTAAGTCGGATCCAATCAGGCTCAGGACATTAATTTAAAATGGGCTTTAATAAAATTGGGCCTTGACCCACGAAAAGAAGAAACACGTGACATTTTCCCACTTTGATAATGATTGCCAAAAACAGAGGTGTTTTTTACTTAACATTTTCCCGTGTCTTCTACGGTCAGTTCGGTGACGCAAATTTCTCCGGTCCGGTAGTTGGAGGAGGAGAACAGAGAGACGGCGAACGAAGTAGAAGACGAAGAGCGTGGAGAGAGTCTACCTCTCTCAACGACGATGAGGAATACTAACCCTGTTCTTCCGGTTTCCGATCCTCCTCTCTCCGGCGAGGATGATATCGACGGTAAAGGTGTCGACGATCGGCTTTTTAAAGGATCCGCCATGACCAAACGTGGCGCTTACGCCGCTCTTTCTTATATGGCCTGTGCTGGTAATTTCCTCGATTTCACGTGTTCTCGAGTAGATAGATAGAGTAAAGGTCCAGTTCTCGGATTCGATTCCCTTAGATTCCGTAGTTCCTGATTAAATCCAATTTCTGATCTCTCCTGAGATTGATGCAATAGTCCGTGAAGAAGATTGTGATTTGTTTGCTCTGTTAATGTTCATTCATTTCAAATCTCTTCGTTCTACGTTATGTACATCCGTATCTATATAATTTAGTGATCTCACATACACAATCGCGTTGTTGAATAGTCTAGGGAAATCTCATTGTGTAGTTGTTATTGTAATGTGGCAAATATGAATACGGTTCACTGTTTTGATGTTTAATCAGATGTGTCTTCAAATTTATGTATTGGCAttgacatttgttttttctttctttcattggTGTTAAATTCACAGTTATGCTGGTGCTGTTCAATAAAGCAGCTCTATCTTCCTACGAGTTCCCGTGTGTAAACGTTATCACGTTATTCCAGGTTTAGTTCAGTGATTCACTTTTGCAGTTTCACTTATTCTCTTTGGCAATGTGTAAATTAGCTTggcactttttgtttttttatcacaGATGGTTTCCTCTAGCTTGTTTTTATATGCTTTGAGGCGCAGGAGGATCATCTCTTTCACAGCTGCTGattctttttctattgataATGCCTCGACTTTTGTGCCATTGAAGACATTGCTTCACACCCTTCCTCTAGCAATTTCCTATCTTCTGTACATGGTAACCATTTTACTAAACAATCTTGgcaataattttgttgttgtttgggtttTGCAAGTAGTGATtgatcacaattttttttgatgtatatcTCCTGAAAGCTAGCTTCTATGGCATCTGTTAGAGGGGTAAATGTTCCCATGTATACCACGCTTAGACGTACTACGGTGGCATTTACTATGGTGATTGAGTACATGCTCACAGGTCAGAGATATACTCGGTCTATCATTGGAAGGTGAATCACAGTTTATTCATACTAGTTTCTGGTTGCATAATGGATATCTATTCTCTACTCAAGTTAAATAATTTCCATAAGTGTTCAGATTCTGAGTTCAATAGTATCCTTTAGGAAGAAATAAACCCTTGCTTTGATCAAAATAGACAAGACTTAAGATTGAGGAGTATGTTAGAGATAATGGTCCCAGAGGCATATGTGAATCCAGCTGATGTACTTACATGATATGATATTTTAAGTCTCTCATTTAAAAGTACATAATATTACCTATAAAACGAGAATCATGGAAGTTGATCCTTATATGCACTACTAAGCTCTTGTAAAATTGATGTCAGTGTCGGCGTCATCATACTTGGCGCATTGTTTGCTGGAGCTAGGGACTTGTCGTTTGACTTTTATGGGTATGGTGTTGTTTTCTTAGCCAACATAGCAACAGCAGTATATCTAGCAACCATTGCCCGGACTGGTACACTAATCACCTGTTTTCTGCATAAATTGTTTTACTACTTTTTTTCCTGCCAGTTTGGAATCTTTCTTACTTAACTCTAATGTCTGTTTCTCCAGGGAAGTCAAGTGGCTTGAATAGCTTTGGCCTTATGTGGTGCAATGGTAATCTATATAGATAACAAAATTGACCTAAACTCCCAAGACTTCCTTTGAATTTGTGAGATTTTCAATTATAGGAATCATATGTGGACCAATATTGATGATTTGGACATTTATTTGCGGTGACTTGGAGAAGACAATTAACTTTCCTCATCTTTTATCTCCTGGTTTCATGGTACCTGTAAATCAGTATCTGCTATATATCTGTCCACTTTTGCGTTTGTGATGCTGATGATTTATTTTCCTGTTATGTTGTCACCCAGGTTGTGTTACTCTGCTCGTGTGTGCTGGCTTTCTTCTTAAACTACAGCATTTTCCTTAACACCACTCTCAACTCGGCTCTCACGCAGACAATTTGTGGCAATATGAAGGTAAGTTTCACTTTATAATATCTCTAGTACAAAAGAAAGTGTGAATCTAATCTGCCAAGGAGAAAGAACCCTTGGACTAATGATTCCTGAGAGGTAGTACATACATCATGCATCTTAGGAATGATGACACTTGTAAATATCTGTTTTGACGTCTTTTTATGGCTCATGATTTACTGGAAGCAAAAGTTCTGAACTCTACATAATCGTTGCAGGATCTATTCACGGTTGGACTAGGCTGGATGGTCTTTGGTGGACTCCCATTTGACCTGGTAATgtcccatttgttttttttccttcttctaaaCTTAAAATCGCCATCTATGTTTGCTACATCTcaatacctttttttgttttggttcattcACGCAGATGAATGTGATTGGACAGATTCTTGGTTTCTTTGGGTCTGGTTTATATGCATATTATAAGATCATTGGGAGGTAACAACTccaaaacaaaggaagaagatccaataaaaaaatgagTGGCCTAGTGATCATAAAGGCTAATTAGTTTAAGGGAAAGTTGTTGACCAAGTGGAGATATAGTGTCCAGCTTTGGTTTTTGGAGGTGACTTTAGAGTAGTATTAATAATGCGAGGCCTAATTTTTTGAACTGTAgtgtcttgttcttcttcagtTTTCAACAAGGCGAAACATAATTGGATTATGGACAAAACtgatatttgtaatattttgaaactcAGATTAAACTACTGCTTCTTTTGACTATGTACATATATCTCCGCAAAATCTTGTGTAAACCGTTCGCTATAAcggtgattttaatgaatggAGCAAGGTTTCTGCGCATAAAAACTAAACGGGAAACGAAGCAAAGATACTTGTACTGTGGCGGTTAAAATTGGAAAAACATCTGAAAAAGGTAAGGACACACCCAGTGGGACTCGAACCCACAATCGCTTGATTAGAAGTCAAGCGCCTTATCCATTAGGCCATGGGTGCTTTGTTGTTAGGTCAGTCGgcttattatttatattttatagtataGTTATATGTTATGATGTTGATGTTGCTAACATCTTCAAAAGCAAAACATTCTGTCTCGCCGGAAAAGAGGAGGCTGGAAAAAGCAGAGATCCCTTAACCATGATTCCCTTCAAAGTATCTTTCCTCTTCCCATGGTATCAAGCTTCCAGTCGGACCCAACTCCAGTTCTGATTAATCCTACTCCTACGTCAACAACTTGGAAGTAGATGTCTTAGCGCCcaggaaaaaatcatatttttttcttaaatctatGGACGTTCCACGCCGCTCTTTCGCTGCGTCTCTCTCGCCTCTCCGGCTGATCGATGGACTCCCGCGTCGGAGGAGTTTCAATTATAATCAAATGCCTGAAGAGCCCATCAAACTCACTGTTCTCAAGCTTGATGGATCTTCCTTTGGTAACCAtactctctcatctcctccttgtttttttcttactttttaattttttggattaACTATTAAAGGTTGatgcttttgtatttttaagGTATTCAAGTGTTGAAGACAGCCACAGTAGGGGAGCTTAAGATGGCTGTAGAAGCTGCTTTTGCTCACTTGCCTATCACAGGCCCTGGCAAGATCTCTTGGTActattttgattcttgatttgaGTTTAGTATGTTAAGGTTTCCAAATTTGTGTCTATATGAGAATAATACGCAACTGGTAAATGCTTTTTGATGATCCTAATTCCTACTTTTACCCTGTGATTGTAAAGGCCGCATGTTTGGGGACAATTCTGCTTATGTTTTGAAGATAAAAGATTGATTAACGAGGCTGAGTACCTTATTGAATTTGGCATTAAAGACGGAGATCAGGTTTGTATTTTAGTCTTTTACCTCTGGAATGCATCGATGAGTTTATGCTTATCATATTGTTTCATCTTTACATGTGCTGCTAGAGTAGAAGTGGTATAACTATGCAATTGGGTAGCTAGATTCTCTAACCTATGTAGATTGTTAAAGTCAAGTTTAGTTTCGACTACACTGCCCTTTGTTGTAATACATTCGCCACCATTTCAGCTTCGATTTATCCGCCATATCTCAAACTACTGCATGTTGATGGTGAAGCAGAAGAGCAAGACACCACGTGTTTCTTCTTTGAAACAACTCAAACTGTAAGACTCTTTGGTGCTAAACGTTTGTAGCATTTCATTACCCGGAATCTCCATGgtaatacatgtttttttttgggaagatCAGGTTCTCAACCAAACCCGAAACCCGGAAAATGAAGGTAAGGGAAGGTCAAGAAGACGGTGTTGTTGACTCCATCCCTCGGATCCTCCAACCAAGCTTTCTAGCGACTGTATTAGGAGGTTGGCTCTCTCACAAGTCGACAACGCCAAGTCCAAGTCAAGGAGGTACTAAACACAGAAACATGACCGCCAGTAGAGTTTTTAACAAACTCATCGCAAGGTTTCGTTTCAAGTGTTATTCCGAAAAAGATGTATGGAACAGAAAAAAACTCATCTCCGAAACATAAAAAAGACTCTCCTCCCTTGTAACTTTCTCATTTGATTCTTGTAGAGATTTTGATTCCCCATGTTTATATACCAACTTGGATGCTGTGTGCATTGATTGTGTGTGTTTGCGTTTGTACTTTGTACGTTGTAATGTATATTTTTCACAAGTGATCCTACCGTCTTAGCCATTTTTAAGCAAACGCAAATTGAAGAGAATCTACCGTTTGTAAAtagcgtttgcgtttgcggcCAAAACGCATCAATATCGTTTTTTTATAACGCTCCTTTGATTTTTAATCTGACAACCACACACACACAGCCTCTGCTTATTTGTGTGGCGAAGAGAAGAGATAACATTCTTAAgcaatctctcttctctctctcttcgtctccATACACAGAGATCACTTTAAGCATTCTCATCTCTTGAAGCTTTGTCTCTGTGTCTTTGTGGCCATGGCTGCTAACTCGATTATGGCATCCTCCAAACCCCTAATCTCCCTCTCCTCCAACCAACAACCAACCCGAGTCCAAATTCCCAAATTCACCAAACTCTCCCAAATCCCTAAATCCCTCGCTTCCTCCTCCGACGATCTCCGTAGCAAAGCTCTGTCACTCTCTTCCGCCACAGCCAAATCCCTAGCTCTAATCGCCGCTTTCGCTCCTCCGTCGATGGCCGAGGCGATGGAGAAAGCACAGCTTTTCGATTTCAACCTCACGCTTCCGATCATCGTCGTTGAGTTTCTCTTCCTGATGTTTGCGTTAGACAAGGTTTACTACTCTCCGCTTGGTAACTTCATGGATCAGAGAGACGCTTCGATTAAAGAGAAGCTCGCGAGTGTTAAGGACACTTCGACTGAGGTGAAGGAGCTTGATGAGAAAGCTGCTGCTGTGATGAGAGCTGCTAGGGCTGAGATCGCTGCTGCGCTTaacaagatgaagaaggagactcaggtataaaaaataacaatgcATATTTTATCTCAGATTGAAGAAATTGGTGGTGGTAATGGATTTGGATTTATTGATTGTGTTGCAGGTTGAGGTTGAGGCGAAGCTAGCTGAAGGAAGGCAGAAGGTGGAGGCGGAGCTACAAGAAGCTTTGACGAGCTTGGAGAAGCAGAAGGAAGAAACCATTAAAGCTTTGGATTCTCAGATCGCTACTCTCAGTGAAGACATTGTCAAGAAGGTCCTTCCttcttaaaattgttaatttttgtaattctctgtctctctctctctctctgtatcaaAAAACTCATTTACAAGACAATTACTGTAAATCTCTCTTcgtctcatcttcttcttctctgtctcttGGACTGTTTCCTAGTTCAAGaagatcaaatttttaatttgtaagttttataaataattagcTCTCTTGTCTCGTTTTAATTACGATTAGTATATTGGAGGAATCAGTTGTTGCGGTTAAATCTTCTTCATCGAATTCTTATCATCACTAGCTACTTGAATCgattcaacaaaaaagtaaatGGCAGGAGTAAGTAGTAGAGCGAAATTGAGGTTTCAGAACCTTAACTACAAAGTGGTCTCTAGTCTCTACCATAACGGGCTCAGATCCAATAACAAAGCCCAACCTTTAACCACACACTCCAATAAATCTATGGTTAATTATGATGATCACACGCTACAGGTCTTTATTGGAAGAAAAAGTTTACACGCTAATGTTACTGTTTGATATacataaatcagttctcact from the Camelina sativa cultivar DH55 chromosome 12, Cs, whole genome shotgun sequence genome contains:
- the LOC104730050 gene encoding uncharacterized protein LOC104730050, yielding MDVPRRSFAASLSPLRLIDGLPRRRSFNYNQMPEEPIKLTVLKLDGSSFGIQVLKTATVGELKMAVEAAFAHLPITGPGKISWPHVWGQFCLCFEDKRLINEAEYLIEFGIKDGDQLRFIRHISNYCMLMVKQKSKTPRVSSLKQLKLFSTKPETRKMKVREGQEDGVVDSIPRILQPSFLATVLGGWLSHKSTTPSPSQGGTKHRNMTASRVFNKLIARFRFKCYSEKDVWNRKKLISET
- the LOC104730051 gene encoding ATP synthase subunit b', chloroplastic-like encodes the protein MAANSIMASSKPLISLSSNQQPTRVQIPKFTKLSQIPKSLASSSDDLRSKALSLSSATAKSLALIAAFAPPSMAEAMEKAQLFDFNLTLPIIVVEFLFLMFALDKVYYSPLGNFMDQRDASIKEKLASVKDTSTEVKELDEKAAAVMRAARAEIAAALNKMKKETQVEVEAKLAEGRQKVEAELQEALTSLEKQKEETIKALDSQIATLSEDIVKKVLPS
- the LOC104730049 gene encoding UDP-N-acetylglucosamine/UDP-glucose/GDP-mannose transporter-like, which produces MRNTNPVLPVSDPPLSGEDDIDGKGVDDRLFKGSAMTKRGAYAALSYMACAVMLVLFNKAALSSYEFPCVNVITLFQMVSSSLFLYALRRRRIISFTAADSFSIDNASTFVPLKTLLHTLPLAISYLLYMLASMASVRGVNVPMYTTLRRTTVAFTMVIEYMLTGQRYTRSIIGSVGVIILGALFAGARDLSFDFYGYGVVFLANIATAVYLATIARTGKSSGLNSFGLMWCNGIICGPILMIWTFICGDLEKTINFPHLLSPGFMVVLLCSCVLAFFLNYSIFLNTTLNSALTQTICGNMKDLFTVGLGWMVFGGLPFDLMNVIGQILGFFGSGLYAYYKIIGR